From the genome of Streptomyces sp. S4.7:
GCTCGGCGCCGGCGATCCGCGCCGCGCGAAGACTGTCCTGGTCGTCGAGTGTGCCGGGGAAAGTGACGACTCCGATACGAGTGGTCACGACTCCACCTTTACGACGAAGTCCTCGATGACGGTGTTGGCGAGGAACGTCTCGGCCATCTCGTGGATGCGGGCGAGGGCGGCCTCGTCGACCGGGCCCTCCACCTCGAGCTCGAAACGCTTTCCCTGTCGGACGTCCGCGATCCCGTCGAAACCCAGCCGGGGCAGTGCGCGCTGCACTGCTTGTCCTTGCGGGTCGAGGATCTCCGGCTTGAGCATGACGTCGACTACGACGCGTGCCACTGGCACTCCCGGTGGTGTGGTGCGGCTGTGTGGTGCGGCTGTGTGCAGCTGTCCGCGGCTGTGGTTCCGCCGGGGAATCCCCCGACCCCCCGAGTGCCTTCAGCGTACCCGTACGCAAAATCTACGCGAGTAGATATCCACACAGTGTCGGACTCTCCACCGATCTCCGTCGATATCGCACCGTGAGACGACCGGGAAAAATCCAGGAAAAAAATCGCCCCCGCCATTGCCGTCGGACACGCTGATGCAATTGGCTGGGCTTCACAATGCGATGCGGTTCGCTGTACAAAGGAATAGAGCAGAAAGCCGCATTGCCCCTAAACAGCCGGAAGCCCGGTATCGCCGCACGTCAGCCATGATCCCGAGCATGGCCCCGGCCCGGCGGTGCCGCAGGAAAGGACCGATATCCGTGGCGCAACGCGTAGTGGTCACGCTCTCCGACGACATCGACGGCGGGGAAGCGGCGGAAACGGTCACGTTCGGCCTCGACGGGAAGTCGTACGAGATCGACCTCAATCCCGCCAATGCAAAGAAACTGCGCAAGGCCCTGGCCCCCTACCTCTCCGCGGGCCGGCGGCAGACCCACGCCGGAAAGAACCGTAAGTCGTACCGGCACACGGCCCTCGCGCCCGACCCGGCGGCCGTACGCGCCTGGGCGCTCTCGCACCGGATGGAGGTGCCGGCCCGCGGCCGGATCCCCAAGCGGGTCTACGAGGCGTTCCGCGAGGCGAGTTGAGGAGGTGTCCGGTCCGGGACGCACGGCCGGGCTCGCCGGGGAACGGAGTTGCACAGCACCCCCAGCGATCGGCTAGAGTCTGGAGCACGCCGAAGGGCAAGGCCGAAAAGCCGAACCCCACGCAGCGTGCGGGTGTAGTTCAGTAGTAGAACGCCCCCTTTCCAAGGGGGAGGCGCAGTGTGCGATTCCTGTCACCCGCTCTGCATCACATCGAAGCTTGTTGTTGGTGAACGATGCACTGCGGACGTAGCTCAGTTGGTAGAGCGCAACCTTGCCAAGGTTGAGGTCGCCAGTTCGAACCTGGTCGTCCGCTCCGTATCGAAGACCCCGGTCACCTGTGACCGGGGTCTTCGTCGTGCTGGGCCGCAGCGATGACATTTGTCATGAGCAGTGGTGACAGCGTGCACTGATCCCGGGCCCCGTCCGGCGGAAGTCTTGTACTCATGACAACGACTCGGGGAGACAACGCGGTAAGGGCCACGGATGTGGACTGGAACGTCATCGAGGTGGACCGGCTCCGGCGCACCTACGCCGGGGGGTTCCAGGCGGTGGACGAGATCTCGTTCACCGTCGGCGAGGGGGAGGTCTTCGCGCTGCTCGGCACGAACGGGGCGGGCAAGACCTCCACCGTGGAGATGCTGGAGGGCCTCGCCCGTCCCAGCGGGGGCACGGTGCGGGTACTCGGACACGACCCGTACACCGACAGGGCCGCAGTACGGCCGCGGACCGGAGTGATGCTCCAGGAGGGCGGCTTTCCGACCGATCTGACGGTCAAGGAGACCGTACGGATGTGGTCGGGCTGCACCAGCGGGGCGCGACCCGTGGCCGAGGCGCTGGATCTCGTCGGGATGGCCAAGCGCGCCGGTGTGCGGGTCAAGCAGCTGTCCGGCGGCGAGAGGCGGCGCCTCGACCTGGCGCTCGCGCTGCTGGGACGGCCCGAGGTGCTCTTCCTCGACGAGCCGACGACCGGCCTCGACGCCGAGGGCCGCCGCGACACCTGGGAGCTGGTCGCGGCGCTGCGCGACGGCGGCACGACCGTCCTGCTGACCACGCACTACCTGGAGGAGGCCGAGTCCCTCGCGGACCGGCTGGCGATCATGCACAGCGGCCGGATCGAGGTGGCGGGAACACCGGCGGAGGTGACCGCGACCAGGCCGGCCCGGATCCGGTTCAAGCTGCCCGAGGGCGTGGCGCCGGGGCAGCTGCCGCTCACCCTGCGGGCGGCGGCGGACGGTCCGCAGATCGAGATCCGCACCCAGGACCTCCAGCGGGACCTCGCCGAACTGCTGCGCTGGGCCGAGGAGTTCGGCGTACATCTGGCGGGGCTCGACGCCCGGTCCGCCTCGCTCGAAGAGGCGTTCCTCGACATCGCGGCACAGCGCGCGGGGGCCGGTACCCCCGGTGTGGGTACGGGCGACAACAAGGGAACGGGGGTCGCCGCATGAGCGCGACAGTCACACAGAAGCGCGAGACGGCCGCCGAGGGCGGGACGACGACCAGGGCGGGACGGCTGGGCGCGCTCGCGCGGGCCGAGCTGACGCTGCTGATCCGCAACAGGACGACGCTCTTCGTGGCCCTGTTCGTGCCCATCGGGCTGATCGCCTCGGTCCAGGTCTCGCTGAAGGACGTCGATCTGGAAGAGACCGGGATGAGCGTCCTGGAGATCGCGCTGACCGGCGGCATCGGCATGGTGCTGCTGATGGTCGTGTACTCGAACCTCACCTCCGCGTACACGGCCAGGCGCGAGGAACTGGTGCTCAAGCGGCTCCGTACGGGCGAGGTGTCCGATCCGGAGATCCTGACCGGGACCGCGCTCCCCGCCGCCGCGCTGGCGCTCGCGCAGTGTGTGCTGCTGGTCGCGGTCGGTGTCGCGTTCCTGGACGTCAGCTCCCCGCGGCGGCCCGAGCTGCTGGTGCTGGGTGTGCTGGTGGGCATCGGGCTGATGGCGGCGCTGGCCGCGGCCACGGCTTCGTACACCCGCACCGTGGAGAGCGCGCAGATCACCACCATGCCGTTGTTCCTGCTCTCGGTGGTGGGATCGGGCCTGTTCATGCCGCTGGAGGCGCTGCCCGACAACGTCGCCTCGGTCTGCGAGGTGCTGCCGATGACCGGCATCGTGACCCTGGTGCGGGCGGGCTGGCTGGGCGACGCCGCGACCGGGGAC
Proteins encoded in this window:
- the purS gene encoding phosphoribosylformylglycinamidine synthase subunit PurS is translated as MARVVVDVMLKPEILDPQGQAVQRALPRLGFDGIADVRQGKRFELEVEGPVDEAALARIHEMAETFLANTVIEDFVVKVES
- a CDS encoding Lsr2 family protein encodes the protein MAQRVVVTLSDDIDGGEAAETVTFGLDGKSYEIDLNPANAKKLRKALAPYLSAGRRQTHAGKNRKSYRHTALAPDPAAVRAWALSHRMEVPARGRIPKRVYEAFREAS
- a CDS encoding ABC transporter ATP-binding protein; protein product: MTTTRGDNAVRATDVDWNVIEVDRLRRTYAGGFQAVDEISFTVGEGEVFALLGTNGAGKTSTVEMLEGLARPSGGTVRVLGHDPYTDRAAVRPRTGVMLQEGGFPTDLTVKETVRMWSGCTSGARPVAEALDLVGMAKRAGVRVKQLSGGERRRLDLALALLGRPEVLFLDEPTTGLDAEGRRDTWELVAALRDGGTTVLLTTHYLEEAESLADRLAIMHSGRIEVAGTPAEVTATRPARIRFKLPEGVAPGQLPLTLRAAADGPQIEIRTQDLQRDLAELLRWAEEFGVHLAGLDARSASLEEAFLDIAAQRAGAGTPGVGTGDNKGTGVAA
- a CDS encoding ABC transporter permease, whose amino-acid sequence is MSATVTQKRETAAEGGTTTRAGRLGALARAELTLLIRNRTTLFVALFVPIGLIASVQVSLKDVDLEETGMSVLEIALTGGIGMVLLMVVYSNLTSAYTARREELVLKRLRTGEVSDPEILTGTALPAAALALAQCVLLVAVGVAFLDVSSPRRPELLVLGVLVGIGLMAALAAATASYTRTVESAQITTMPLFLLSVVGSGLFMPLEALPDNVASVCEVLPMTGIVTLVRAGWLGDAATGDLVSAGLNALAWSVLAVFAVKRWFRWEPRR